A window of the Xenopus laevis strain J_2021 chromosome 9_10L, Xenopus_laevis_v10.1, whole genome shotgun sequence genome harbors these coding sequences:
- the LOC121397909 gene encoding leucine-rich repeat extensin-like protein 1 isoform X1: protein MALHKVDRVEDMDVDVVDEVEDMEVDVVDEIEDTEVEEIVDIDFVTWFHGLKLLACIVALLLNPPYPCILPHCHPTAYPCSYPSSHPPTPNFHHSPLTPYTCSQPSSYPPPLILAPTFLHQLTPYLCFHHPPLTSPLLTLALTPSLKPVPLSLALSPPLSLVLISLLSRPPPLTLTLTHSSHPSTPFPHFQPPDSYPPFAFTPSPYSLFHPHPLPSLSPPLTPSKYPLFHPSSNPLPLTLAFTPLLLPPFPRFHPSSHPPPLALAFTPPPLTLTFSPPPLTPTPYSYFNPSPLTPSPYPCLHPLLSPPTLTLTFTTSSHPHPLLLL, encoded by the exons ATGGCCCTCCATAAGGTGGACAGGGTAGAGGACATGGATGTAGacgtagtggatgaggtggaggacatggaggtggatgtagtggatgag ATAGAAGACACGGAGGTAGAGGAGATAGTGGACATTGATTTTGTAACATGGTTTCATGGATTAAAATTGTTAGCATGTATTGTTGCCCTTCTTCTAAACCCCCCTTACCCATGCATCCTCCCTCACTGCCACCCCACAGCTTACCCTTGCTCTTACCCCTCCTCTCACCCACCTACCCCTAACTTTCACCACTCTCCTCTCACCCCTTATACTTGCTCTCAGCCCTCCTCTTACCCCCCACCTCTTATCCTTGCTCCCACCTTTTTACACCAACTCACCCCTTACCTTTGCTTTCACCATCCTCCCCTGACCTCCCCACTCCTTACCCTCGCTCTCACACCTTCTCTCAAACCTGTACCTCTTTCCCTTGCTCTCTCACCCCCCCTTAGCCTGGTTCTCATCTCCCTCCTCTCACGTCCCCCACCACTTACCCTCACTCTCACCCACTCCTCTCACCCCTCCACCCCTTTCCCTCACTTTCAACCGCCCGATTCTTACCCCCCCTTTGCTTTCACCCCCTCCCCATACTCTCTctttcacccccaccccttaccctcgctttcacCCCCTCTCACCCCCTCCAAATACCCTCTCTTTCacccctcctctaacccactaccccttaccctcgctttcacTCCCCTACTTTTACCCCCTTTCCCTCGCTTTCACCCCTCCTCTCACCCTCCACCCCTTGCCCTGGCTTTCACCCCTccaccccttaccctcactttctccccccctcctctcacccccaccccttactctTACTTTAACCCGTCTCCTCTCACCCCCTCACCTTACCCTTGCTTACAccccctactctcacccccaacccttaccctcactttcaccacctcctctcacccccaccccttactctTACTTTAA